The DNA region GTTTTTATGAGAAGCCAAGCGTGAGGAAGAAGGCCAAGCAACGCGAAGCCCAACGACGCCGGCAGAAGTGGTTGTCAAAGCGGAAGCCTGAGTAGAGACTCCCGTTAGGGTTCTTCACCCCCTTCATTCGCCTCCTCCTCGATCGTGCCTACGCCCTTATGCGTCAGGAGCAGATCCATGCCGCCATCCGCATCCTCAAGCGGGAAATTCGCCGATGGGAAGAGCCAGTCGTCGGCGTAGTCGCCAAGGAATCAGACCGGGATCCTTTCCTGATTCTTCTTTCCACTCTCCTCAGTTTACGAACCAAAGACAAAACAACCAGAGAAGCCGGTGATCGGCTCTTTGCTTTGGCTCGCACGCCAGCCACGATACTCCAGATACCGCTGAAGAAAATCGAACAGGCGATCTATCCGGTGGGGTTCTATCGGACCAAGGCGAAATCAATCCACGAGATCTGCCACCGGTTGATCAACGACTATGGTGGAGCCGTTCCAGACTCGATCGACGAACTGGTCAGCTTACCAGGAGTCGGGCGGAAGACTGCGAATCTCGTGGTCACGATTGGATTTAGAAAACCTGGAATCTGTGTCGATATTCACGTGCACCGCATCAGCAATCGCTGGGGCTACATCAAGACTAAGACGCCGGAAGAATCGGAAACTGTGCTCCGCCGTAAACTGCCGAAACAATACTGGATCATCTACAACGACCTTCTCGTCCCCTATGGACAGAACCTCTGTCTTCCTGTGTCGCCCCTATGCAGCACGTGCAAGCTGACGGACCTATGCGATCGCGTAGGAGTCACAAAATCGCGTTAAAGGTGAAAGGCAAACGGTGAGACCTAAAAAGGATATCAGATTCCTTCTTTACGTTTTACCTCGCCTCTAACACGCTAGCAGTGTGTTGACAAACCCTGGCTGCCTGAAGAAAGAATCTGTACACGTATGGTTGCTGAGCAGATCCGGATGGGCCGCAGCGAGTGAAGAGGTGAATCGTACTCTGCCCTGTACGGTGAGCCTCTGAGCGACGCGAGAACGCCGCTGGCGGTCTTTGTCAACAGCCTGCTAGATAAAGAGTTTCGTTTCCGCTTCGGCCGTTAACGACAGGATCGCGGGCAAGCCCATCACTTCGTCGACATTCTTTTCAACCGCGGAACTGTCCACGCCCATATATTCCAGGCCAGCGCTGCAGGCGATCAGCCGAAGTGCCCCGACGTGCTTCGCATCTTGGAACATTTCTGAAATCTTGGGGACCTTCTTCTCCTTGAGCAGCCGAGCGACCTCCTCTGCTGATCCCGCATACTCCGGCGGAAAGTCGATCTGATCGATCTTGCCCTCGGCCAGCTTTTTGATCGTCCAAAACAGCAACACCACGATCACGTCTTTGCCCATCGCGGCGGCCGTCATGCCGAGCGTCGCGACCTGATGCAACTTATCGTAGGTCGCATTGTGTGCGAAAATGACAAACTTGGGTTTGGTCGACATGGCTTACTTCTTCCGTACCCTGGCTTTCACACTGTTGACATAGTCTGTAATTGCAGCATCCACTTCATCAACCGTCATCGGACGATCATGTGTTTCACTTTCATCAATGAGATACCGGTCCTGCTCTTTTTCCTGTTTCAAAATGACGGCGTTTTCAGGGGTCACCTCAATCAGCATAAACCATTCCTTCACCCCCTGTGAGAGCACCACCTGCTTGCCGGCGCCCTTTCTAGTGATCTCAATCTGAAGCCCATCATCCGTTTCCGTCGAGGGCCAGACCCCGCTTGCAAACGACATATCCCCAATGACGACCGTCAAGATGCCTAAGAACGTTGCAGCTTTGAGGTTCACCTGACACCACACTGCCGTCACGATGCGATTATAGCGAGCATGGGGCGACTCCGTAAACCATGGAGATCTACCTTGTTTGCCTTGAGAGGCGTCGGAGCCCGTGTTAGGATGCCGCCCGATGGATGGACTCATTGCAACGGTTGAGCAGTATATCTCCACCGAAACACTCGTCACCCTGACGGCCCTCTCGATCGTCTTTTTTGTCGGATCGTTGATCGCCATCCCGTTCATCCTGGTCAGGTTGCCGACAGAATTTTTTGACACGCGTGTACCACGACGTTGGATGGAAAATCATCACCCGGTGCTTCGGCTCCTCGGCCATCTCGCGAAGAATGTGGTCGGCGCGATCTTTCTGTTCGCCGGATTCTTGATGCTCTTCCTCCCAGGTCAGGGCATTCTCACGATGTTAATCGGGATCACGATGCTGGACTTTCCCGGCAAGCGCAAACTCGAAGCCAAGATGATCGGGCAGCCCGCTGTTCTGGGCACCATCAACAACATGCGCCAGAAGTTTGGGAAGCCTCCGCTCACGATCGCGCCAGACCCCTGACCAGGACTGAGACAACAGTGCTGAGTACTGAGATGGGGCGTATGATCTCCTCTCAATACTCAGCCCTCAGAAGTCCGCACTGAAAGAGCTCCATGCCTGAGACATCACTCCAATCCAACAAGCGCCCCACTCTGTATTTGATCGACGGCAGTGCCTATATCTATCGCGCTTTTTTTGCCCTGCCGGCCCTCAATAACTCCAAAGGCCTCCAGACCAACGCCGTCTATGGGTTCATGACCACGCTTCTCAAGATCATCCGTGAACATCGCCCGGATGGCCTGATCGTCGCATTCGATGAGAAGGGGCCGACCCTCCGGCACGAGGAATTCAAAGAGTATAAAGCGCAGCGTCCGCCGATGCCCGACGGCATGAAGGCTCAGATCCCGTACATTCATCGAGCCGTGGAGGCACTGAATATCCCCGCCGTCAAACAAGTCGGCTACGAAGCTGATGATCTCATCGGCACCCTCGCTCGCCAAGCAGAACGGGCCGGCCATGATGTCATTATTGTCACCGGCGATAAGGACATGCTCCAACTCATCACACCGCACGTGCGCATCTACGATCCGGTGAAAGACAAATGGTCCAGCGATGCGGAATGTATCGCCAAGTTCGGTGTTGAACCGGCGCGTGTCGTCGAAATCATGGGATTGATGGGCGACAGCAGCGACAATATCCCTGGGGTGAAAGGCATCGGCGAGAAAACCGCTATGAAACTCATTGCTCAGTTTGGGACCATTGATGAGCTGCTTCGCCGACTCGACGAGGTGACACCCGCACGTATCAAGACCCTCCTGACAGAACAGGCGGACAATGCACGGCTGAGCCGGAAGCTCGCGACCATCGATACCCAGAGCCCGGTAGACTTCCAGCCTGAATCCTACCGGATCAAGCCACCGCACGACGAGCAGCTCGCCGAACTGCTGCGCGAGCTCGAGTTCATGTCGCTGTTGAAGAGTCTTCAGCCGTCCTCCAAACAGCCAGAGGCCAAAGCTCCTGCGCCAGTCGTCATCGAGGATGAGTCAGCCGCACAGCGGTTCGCTGAAAGTTTACCCAAACATACTCCGCTCGCCGTGCATTGCCTCTTCGCCGGACAACCAGGTGTGCATGCCGATCTGAACGGTCTCGCGCTCTCGAGTGGAGGCCACACCGTCTTCGTCCCGATCGATATTCACGCCTATATGCGACCGATCATGCCTCTCCTTCACGATCCACAGAGAACCAAAGTGGCACATGACCTCAAAGCCACCCTATTGGCCTTACATCGCCTGGGCGTGACCCTGGCGCCACCCTATGTCGACACCATGGTCGCCGATTATCTACTCAATCCCAATCGCCGAGACCATGGCCTCGAAACGATCGCGATGGAACGGCTTGGAGAGCGGTTCGGATCGGATAAGGGAAAAACCGCTCAACCTCAGTCGCTCTTTGACGTTGATTCCGGCTCCCGAGAGCAAGCCACAGAAGCCGCTTCGTGCTTGATACAACTCGAACCCATCCTCGCAAACCAATTGACGGGCCAGGGAAGCCTGCCCCTCTTTACCGATGTCGAGATGCCACTCATCCCGGTCCTGGCAGACATCGAACGGAATGGGTTCTTGCTCGATGTCGAAGCGCTACACACCTTGGGTAAAGAACTCGAACGGGAACTCGACCGCATGATGGACACCATCGCTGGAGTAGCCGGAGGCGAGTTCAATATCAATTCCCCGAAACAGCTGGCCACCGTCCTGTTCGAGAAGCTCGGCCTAAAACCCCTGCGGAAAACAAAGACCGGGTACTCCACCGATGAAGACACCTTGACCCAACTGGCATCGCAACATGACTTGCCTGCGCAGATTTTGAACTACCGTAGCCTCAGCAAACTCAAGTCCACCTATGTGGACGCCTTACCAGAACTCGTCAGGCCGGAGACGAAACGGCTCCACACCTCGTTGAACCAGACCGTTGCCGCAACTGGACGGCTGTCGTCGACCGATCCGAATCTGCAAAACATCCCCGTCAAAGGGGACTATGGTCTCCGCATTCGTGAAGCGTTCATTGTTCCGAAGGGTCATGAGCTGCTCTGCGCCGACTACAGCCAGATCGAGCCGCGCATCCTCGCCCATCTGTCACAAGATCCCAGGCTGCTCTCGGTCTTTGCCAAGGAAGAAGACATCCACATGGCCACGGCCATGGAAATCTTCGGGCTCCCCTCAAGCCAGATCACGCGAGATATGCGCCGCGCGGCCAAGACCGTCGTCTTCGGTATCGTCTACGGCATCAGCCCGTTCGGTCTCTCCCAGAATTTAGGAGTACCCCAGGCCGAGGCGAAAAAATACATCGAGACGTTCTTTGAGCGATTCGCTGCGGTGCGGGCTCTCATGGATCGAAACATCGCCGAAGGGCGAGAGAAGGGCTATACCACCACTATCCTTGGCCGCCGCCGGCCGATTCCTGAGCTCCAGAGCGGCGATCCTACACAACGGGGCTTTGGCGAACGCATGGCGGTGAATAGCCCCATCCAAGGTTCCGCGGCGGACTTGATCAAAGTGGCCATGATCAACGTCCACAAGACCCTGCACAAGGAACTGCCCCACGTGAAGATGATTCTTCAAGTCCACGACGAACTCATCTTCGAAGTGCCGGGCCACGATCTGGAGGAAACAAAACGGCTGGTGAAGCAGGAGATGGAAGGAGTAGGTAAACAGCTCGGCCTTTCAGCCCCGCTCAAAGTCGATCTCGGCGTCGGTAAAAACTGGCGCGTGGCGCATCCGTA from Candidatus Nitrospira nitrosa includes:
- the polA gene encoding DNA polymerase I, with the translated sequence MPETSLQSNKRPTLYLIDGSAYIYRAFFALPALNNSKGLQTNAVYGFMTTLLKIIREHRPDGLIVAFDEKGPTLRHEEFKEYKAQRPPMPDGMKAQIPYIHRAVEALNIPAVKQVGYEADDLIGTLARQAERAGHDVIIVTGDKDMLQLITPHVRIYDPVKDKWSSDAECIAKFGVEPARVVEIMGLMGDSSDNIPGVKGIGEKTAMKLIAQFGTIDELLRRLDEVTPARIKTLLTEQADNARLSRKLATIDTQSPVDFQPESYRIKPPHDEQLAELLRELEFMSLLKSLQPSSKQPEAKAPAPVVIEDESAAQRFAESLPKHTPLAVHCLFAGQPGVHADLNGLALSSGGHTVFVPIDIHAYMRPIMPLLHDPQRTKVAHDLKATLLALHRLGVTLAPPYVDTMVADYLLNPNRRDHGLETIAMERLGERFGSDKGKTAQPQSLFDVDSGSREQATEAASCLIQLEPILANQLTGQGSLPLFTDVEMPLIPVLADIERNGFLLDVEALHTLGKELERELDRMMDTIAGVAGGEFNINSPKQLATVLFEKLGLKPLRKTKTGYSTDEDTLTQLASQHDLPAQILNYRSLSKLKSTYVDALPELVRPETKRLHTSLNQTVAATGRLSSTDPNLQNIPVKGDYGLRIREAFIVPKGHELLCADYSQIEPRILAHLSQDPRLLSVFAKEEDIHMATAMEIFGLPSSQITRDMRRAAKTVVFGIVYGISPFGLSQNLGVPQAEAKKYIETFFERFAAVRALMDRNIAEGREKGYTTTILGRRRPIPELQSGDPTQRGFGERMAVNSPIQGSAADLIKVAMINVHKTLHKELPHVKMILQVHDELIFEVPGHDLEETKRLVKQEMEGVGKQLGLSAPLKVDLGVGKNWRVAHP
- a CDS encoding endonuclease III domain-containing protein, producing the protein MRQEQIHAAIRILKREIRRWEEPVVGVVAKESDRDPFLILLSTLLSLRTKDKTTREAGDRLFALARTPATILQIPLKKIEQAIYPVGFYRTKAKSIHEICHRLINDYGGAVPDSIDELVSLPGVGRKTANLVVTIGFRKPGICVDIHVHRISNRWGYIKTKTPEESETVLRRKLPKQYWIIYNDLLVPYGQNLCLPVSPLCSTCKLTDLCDRVGVTKSR
- a CDS encoding PGPGW domain-containing protein yields the protein MDGLIATVEQYISTETLVTLTALSIVFFVGSLIAIPFILVRLPTEFFDTRVPRRWMENHHPVLRLLGHLAKNVVGAIFLFAGFLMLFLPGQGILTMLIGITMLDFPGKRKLEAKMIGQPAVLGTINNMRQKFGKPPLTIAPDP